One region of Desulfovibrio sp. JC010 genomic DNA includes:
- a CDS encoding LacI family DNA-binding transcriptional regulator has translation MSTILDVARLAQVSTATVSRVINSPETVRETTRKKVLRAMKMCNYKYNALARGFVTKKSNTIGLIIPNINNPVFAESTLGVQEYANSKNIKVILGNTSYDADQEKSVIKALRESQVDGLIITSTDPKGKLIKTLTEEDVPIVLLFSTVKPGPISAVGVDNYRGGYEATEHLVSLGHRRIGMVAGSFAVTDRSYHRWHGYRQCLKDNGIPYDSKLLIQTEYSLEGGRDSIRELLHLENPPSAVFCSNDYIALGAIKGAREEGLSLPEDLSIVGFDDMPTASYMVPALTTINQPAYEMGRTACEILLQIMEDRTLVMQHMMETKLVVRESTAAVNTARDEKDRQ, from the coding sequence GTGAGCACAATTCTTGATGTCGCCAGATTGGCGCAAGTTTCCACCGCCACGGTGTCCAGAGTGATCAATTCACCTGAGACAGTGCGTGAAACGACCCGGAAGAAAGTCCTCCGGGCCATGAAGATGTGCAATTACAAATACAACGCCCTTGCCCGTGGTTTTGTGACCAAAAAATCCAACACCATCGGACTGATCATACCAAACATCAACAACCCCGTCTTCGCAGAATCCACCCTCGGCGTACAAGAATACGCCAACAGCAAAAACATCAAAGTCATCCTCGGTAACACTTCCTACGACGCAGATCAGGAAAAAAGCGTCATCAAGGCCCTGCGCGAAAGTCAGGTGGACGGACTTATCATCACCTCCACCGACCCCAAAGGAAAACTGATCAAAACTCTTACTGAAGAAGACGTCCCTATCGTGCTATTGTTCAGCACAGTGAAGCCCGGCCCGATCTCTGCGGTTGGGGTCGACAACTACCGGGGCGGCTACGAAGCCACTGAGCATCTTGTTTCGCTGGGACATCGCAGAATCGGTATGGTTGCGGGTAGTTTCGCTGTCACCGACAGATCCTACCATCGCTGGCACGGATACCGCCAGTGCCTGAAAGACAACGGCATCCCTTATGACAGCAAATTGCTGATTCAGACCGAATACTCCCTTGAAGGCGGTCGGGATTCCATTAGAGAACTCCTGCATCTGGAAAACCCGCCCAGCGCGGTTTTCTGCTCCAACGACTACATCGCCCTCGGCGCAATTAAAGGCGCACGGGAAGAAGGGCTTTCCCTGCCCGAAGATCTTTCCATAGTCGGTTTTGATGACATGCCCACAGCCTCGTACATGGTCCCGGCCCTGACCACCATCAACCAGCCGGCCTACGAGATGGGCAGAACCGCCTGTGAAATTCTGCTGCAGATCATGGAGGACCGCACTCTGGTCATGCAGCATATGATGGAGACCAAACTGGTTGTCCGCGAATCCACCGCAGCTGTGAATACTGCTAGGGACGAGAAGGACAGACAGTAA
- a CDS encoding MBL fold metallo-hydrolase has translation MTSSTLRKLTDRVQRIEHCGMFVDLVRTSKGTVRVGSMPDVVKFLNGHGFREEIVVVMPWEVSMSGDNRTGEEFVLWQAQIRGGILKEYTGLPQDVQQLHQNLERIFPYFFDDQNLKVVRKDWLDRWCHFNVADPCYKNGGLEICCKNGDVIIKDAGEALYRRSDFPVLENPDESIEKLLTSIPRDGKNRDKLEVTPIGCGNGVTGTVANSIVRFGEYVIWIDPCGYPAQTLAQRGIHMDDITHYLFTHNHEDHVQGFTACLQRARMLGRKLNLILADEVFRVLAEQYGPLFPDLAEYVDLHSLSPAKPLQLGPIKIHSRWNHHILPYGSIGLKIFAGGRCFGYSGDTKYDESINKILNRPELEAQWFGDCDLIFHEIEFDNPYSVHSHWKQIEALQSKISGRVLGYHCPRLANSPFPLAEEGRCYVVGA, from the coding sequence ATGACTAGCAGTACGCTACGTAAGCTGACAGACCGGGTGCAGAGAATAGAACACTGTGGGATGTTTGTAGATTTGGTGCGCACTTCCAAGGGGACCGTACGGGTGGGCAGCATGCCTGATGTGGTGAAATTCCTGAACGGGCACGGTTTCCGGGAGGAGATTGTAGTGGTTATGCCGTGGGAGGTATCCATGTCCGGTGATAACCGTACCGGGGAAGAGTTTGTGCTCTGGCAGGCTCAGATCAGGGGCGGTATTTTAAAAGAATACACCGGTTTGCCGCAGGATGTGCAGCAGCTTCATCAAAATCTGGAGCGGATATTTCCCTATTTTTTTGATGACCAGAATCTGAAGGTGGTCCGCAAGGACTGGCTGGACAGATGGTGCCATTTTAATGTTGCCGACCCCTGCTATAAAAACGGCGGGCTGGAAATCTGCTGCAAAAATGGTGATGTGATTATCAAAGATGCAGGGGAGGCCCTTTATCGTCGCAGTGATTTTCCCGTGCTTGAAAATCCGGATGAGAGTATCGAAAAATTGCTGACATCTATACCAAGGGACGGCAAAAACAGGGATAAACTTGAAGTTACTCCCATCGGTTGCGGCAACGGGGTGACCGGAACCGTAGCCAATTCCATCGTCCGTTTCGGGGAATATGTAATCTGGATCGATCCCTGCGGTTATCCGGCGCAGACATTGGCGCAACGCGGAATCCATATGGACGATATCACCCATTACCTGTTCACCCACAATCACGAAGATCATGTACAGGGTTTCACTGCTTGTCTCCAGCGGGCGCGCATGCTGGGGCGTAAGCTTAATTTAATCCTTGCCGATGAGGTCTTCCGGGTTCTGGCAGAGCAGTACGGGCCGCTCTTTCCCGATCTGGCGGAGTATGTAGATCTTCACTCATTGAGTCCCGCCAAACCGTTACAACTTGGTCCCATCAAAATCCATAGCCGCTGGAATCATCACATTCTTCCTTACGGTTCCATCGGGCTTAAAATTTTTGCCGGAGGCCGCTGCTTCGGCTATTCCGGCGATACCAAGTATGACGAGTCCATCAATAAAATATTGAACCGTCCCGAACTGGAAGCCCAGTGGTTCGGGGACTGCGACCTTATTTTTCATGAAATAGAATTCGACAACCCGTACAGTGTCCATTCCCACTGGAAGCAGATCGAGGCTCTGCAAAGCAAAATCAGCGGGCGAGTGCTCGGCTATCACTGCCCCCGTCTGGCGAATAGTCCTTTTCCGTTGGCGGAGGAGGGACGGTGTTATGTTGTGGGGGCATGA